One window from the genome of Myripristis murdjan chromosome 6, fMyrMur1.1, whole genome shotgun sequence encodes:
- the slc10a3 gene encoding P3 protein: protein MRTLFAFCCFFIITGGADRATTTRIPFTDSSNNTNLTADSSRKYIRIGDGSSQEFEFPENTKGVIVISSQYRSAVTSRKGRQSWKQTVRVRSLDPEVLSILNVTDSGHAGPVKSYIISIRSGLPGRAQLQIQLLDLDQDSVPVLIEERTDYSIRVAPGSDDPAARLIQSGGLSHFSENPVLFGLLPLIFINKCAFGCKVEVEVLRGLLKRPLPLLLGVLGQFLVMPLYAYCVSRLASLPKPLSLGLVITCSAPGGGGGYLYSLLLGGDVTLAISMTLVSTVVAAAAMPLSSALYGRLLGVHAALHVPFIKILGTLLFIAIPISLGMLVKLRMPALTRVLLALIRPFSFVLIVGGIFMAYQMGASILADVRPQIVAVGVTVPVLGLLVGAGLAKLAGLALPQRKTVSIEVGVQNSLLALAVMQLSFRRAEADFASQAPFIVALSSTSEMLLIVLGHFAHRRMCGPAAPRTDT, encoded by the coding sequence ATGAGGACGCTATTTGCATTCTGTTGTTTCTTCATTATTACCGGCGGAGCGGACCGGGCGACGACGACCAGGATCCCGTTTAccgacagcagcaacaacaccaaCCTGACGGCCGACAGCAGCAGAAAGTATATCAGAATCGGGGACGGCTCTTCGCAGGAATTCGAGTTCCCGGAAAACACCAAAGGCGTGATTGTAATCTCCAGCCAGTACCGGAGCGCCGTGACCAGCAGGAAGGGCCgccagagctggaagcagacgGTGCGGGTCCGCTCCCTGGACCCGGAGGTGCTGTCCATCCTCAACGTTACCGACAGCGGCCACGCAGGGCCGGTGAAGAGTTACATTATTAGCATCCGCTCTGGTTTACCGGGCCGCGCACAGCTGCAGATCCAGCTCCTGGACCTGGACCAGGACTCGGTGCCGGTTCTgatagaggagaggacagatTACTCCATCAGAGTGGCGCCCGGAAGTGACGACCCGGCCGCCCGGCTCATCCAGTCGGGCGGCCTGTCCCACTTCTCGGAGAACCCGGTGCTGTTCGGCTTGCTGCCCCTCATCTTCATCAACAAGTGTGCCTTCGGGTGtaaggtggaggtggaggtgctgCGGGGACTGCTGAAGAGGCCGCTGCCGCTGCTCCTGGGGGTGCTGGGCCAGTTCCTGGTGATGCCCCTGTACGCCTACTGCGTGTCACGGCTGGCCTCGCTGCCCAAGCCGCTGTCGCTGGGCCTGGTCATCACCTGCTCGGCCCCGGGGGGCGGCGGCGGCTACCTCTACAGCCTGCTCCTGGGCGGCGACGTCACCCTGGCCATCTCCATGACGCTGGTGTCCACGGTGGTGGCCGCGGCCGCCATGCCGCTGTCCTCGGCGCTGTACGGCCGCCTGCTGGGCGTCCACGCCGCCCTGCACGTGCCCTTCATCAAGATCCTGGGCACTCTCCTGTTCATCGCCATCCCCATCTCCCTGGGCATGCTGGTCAAGCTGCGCATGCCCGCCCTCACGCGCGTCCTGCTCGCCCTCATCCGGCCCTTCAGCTTCGTGCTCATCGTGGGCGGCATCTTCATGGCGTACCAGATGGGTGCGTCCATCCTGGCCGACGTCAGGCCGCAGATCGTGGCGGTCGGGGTGACGGTGCCCGTACTGGGGCTGCTGGTCGGGGCCGGCCTGGCCAAGCTGGCGGGCCTGGCGCTGCCGCAGAGGAAGACGGTCAGCATCGAGGTGGGCGTCCAGAACAGCCTGCTGGCGCTCGCCGTCATGCAGCTGTCCTTCCGCCGCGCCGAGGCCGACTTCGCGTCGCAGGCTCCGTTCATCGTGGCGCTCAGCAGCACGTCGGAGATGCTGCTCATCGTGTTGGGACATTTTGCA
- the chmp1a gene encoding charged multivesicular body protein 1a: MEETLFQLKFTAKQLEKLAKKAEKDSDKEQAKVKKALQQKNVECARVYAENAIRKKNEGLNWLRMASRVDAVASKVQTAVTMKGVTKNMSQVTKALDKALGSMDLQKVSAVMDKFETQVQNLDVHTSVMEDSMSSAMTLTTPQEQVDDLIHQIAEESGLEVMDQLNQLPAGATSLGGESSRSQDKEDQLSRRLAALRN; this comes from the exons AAACACTCTTCCAACTAAAG TTCACAGCTAAGCAGCTTGAGAAACTTGCCAAAAAGGCAGAGAAGGATTCAGATAAGGAGCAGGCCAAGGTCAAGAAG GCTCTGCAGCAGAAGAATGTGGAATGTGCCAGAGTTTACGCAGAGAACGCCATCCGAAAGAAAAACGAGGGTCTGAATTGGCTGCGTATGGCGTCTCGTGTCGATGCTGTGGCCTCTAAAGTGCAAACTGCTGTCACCATGAAGGGG GTGACCAAGAACATGAGCCAGGTCACCAAGGCCCTGGACAAGGCTCTGGGCTCCATGGACCTTCAGAAGGTCTCTGCCGTCATGGACAAGTTTGAAACCCAGGTCCAGAACCTGGACGTCCACACCTCA GTAATGGAGGATTCCATGAGCTCAGCCATGACACTGACCACGCCTCAGGAGCAGGTGGACGATTTGATCCACCAAATAGCAGAGGAGAGCGGGCTGGAGGTGATGGACCAGCTCAACCAGCTGCCCGCAGGAGCCACCTCACTGGGCGGGGAGAGCTCACGTAGCCAAGACAAGGAGGACCAGCTGTCCCGACG GTTGGCTGCTTTGCGGAACTGA